A window of Daphnia carinata strain CSIRO-1 chromosome 5, CSIRO_AGI_Dcar_HiC_V3, whole genome shotgun sequence genomic DNA:
AAAGGCAGGCCAGTAATTATCCGATCGTAGCTGATTCTTTTACACTTTGAAATAGTAACAAGCGTAACTGTTGCAGGTGTACCTAGTGACCTACACAAAATGTATTTAATGTGTTCGAGTACCGTAATGCATCTAACGAAGTATTATGTCCAGCAGCCGTCCGCTTGGACAAATTCAAAACTGAAGTTTACCTGCAGTTCCAAacgagacatttttttttcttccaaattgGGATACGTACTGGAGAGTAACCTGCACTGATGGCTGGAACAGTAAGTTAAAATAGTAAACAACTAAACCCAGATTGGACGTTGCATCATAACGGGAAGTAATTCAAAAATCCTCATGCATACATGAATTGCCTTTGATGAGGCCTTGTTGTCGGGACATGGTAAAAACATCTGCGGGTTTCATGCCCAACACTTGAGTACAGTTCTGTAGAATTGTATATCATATCTTAACGACTATCCCATGAATATAATAAAACGACAGAAAGGTGACGGATAACTAGTGCGAAACTACATAAATCCTTCGACGATCATAAATTCAGAAAAGGCCAGGCCGTTAACGTGGTAGggttatttttggaaaaatccAGAATCTACCAGGAGTATATAAGATGACGGTGAGTCTTCTTTCAGTCAGTGATGTTTTCGACATTTTAACTTCAACATCCATATCTTGCTTCAAAAATagtgaaagagagaaatcTCCATCATGAAGGATCACAGAATTTCAAAGGTATGGGGTTTGCCTTGGAAGAATAACACAACATTCATAAATTAAAagctaatttttaattaaatctgttTTAGATGGTCGCCTACGTATTGTTCACTGTAATACTTGCCGTAACAATCGCCGAGGAAATTGGGGAAGACGTTGCAGAAAGTTGGGAATTAAGAAGCCCACGATGTGAGCACCACAATCACGACGGAAAACGGCCGACGAAATGGCTAGGAAAACTGAAGAGAACTAAAACGCAATACGCTTCATCGAAGCCCCATTCACGACCGAAATCTCATTACGGACAACCTCATACCCATAACCGTCCTCCGAAACCGCAATACATCCCACCAGCCACCAATTTTAGAGTCCCTCCTTACAATCCACCAGCCTCTTATCTACTCCCACATTATTCTCAATCAGCCGTGCAGAATCCTAACTCTCTTCAACATGCATCTTACCCTCCTCAGCAGAAACCACAGGTATCTTACCCTCCTCAAAAGAATACGCAATCGCTGAGCTACGATCCTCCAGCACATGTCTCTCCTGCCCCCACGGAAGCTCCACTTCCCTCTTACAGTAATACTCCCTATCCTCAAAGTCCTGAAAATTTTGAAGACCTTAGTCTTCCAATGTCAGTTTACATTCCGCCAGCGCAAGTTCACAATCCGGCAGGTCCATACTCTCCTGCACAGGCTCCGGTTGCAGCGTCTTACGATCTATCAGCAGCACCGCATACAGAGAGCCCGAACAACTTTGCTGCAACAAACCTTCCATCTGCATATATCGAAGTGACTTCACCGCCTTCCTACACTGAAGCTCCCAGTCCCCATGTTTATAATCCAACTACACCAGCCTATGATCCTCCGGTTACTAGTGAAACAGAGGCTCCTCACCTTCCTTCTTCACAAGTTCCAGTCTACGATCCTCCAACGACGTACCCTCCACAAGCCATCACAGAACACTCTGTTTACTCCTATCCTTCTTATGCTCAGTATGATGAAGCGTATAGTCCTCCAGCGCTGACACCGGAACCGTACAATCCTCCACCAGTGACTGAAAGCGCACCTGAATCTTACGTCCCACCACAACAGCCTCAAAATACGATAGTTCCTTACGCTCCCCCATATCCTCCAAGCCTTGATTCCGTATCGTACTATCCACCGGCCTCCACCGAGGCACCGAATTATTTTCCTTCGTCTTATGACGATGCTTCCTACTCTCATTCTTACAATCCACCAAGCTCCGATTCTGCTCCGTATTATTCACCGGCCCCCACCGAGGCTCCTGATTATTTGCCTCCGTCTTACAACGATTCTCCTTACGATGGATTGTATAACCCACCCGAACAGAACAAAAACATGCACGTTTCTTATACGTCCCGACATCCACTAAACCCCGATTCCGCCCCGCATTACCCAACTGTCTCTACCAAAAAACCGGATTATTTCCCGCCGTCCTACGTTGAATCTCCTTACCTTGAATCTTATAATCCTCCAGCGTCAAAGTACAACATACCTGCATCCTATTCGTTCCCTAGTTTCCCCAGTTCTAATTTTCCATCCTATTCTTTTCCAGCGTTCATGGAGTCAGATGATCACTCCTCCATTGGCTACAAAGATGTTCGTTACCTTTCGACGAACGACAGAACGTCAGCTTACAATCCCAgtcacaaaaatgaagaattctTTCAATCTGGCAGCTTTCCCCGGTTTAACGAGTTCTTGCAACAAATGTTGAGAGGTAAAATGTAACAAAAAACCTGAAACATCAGTGAGCGGTACAGTTGCAAATTCCAGCACGTCTAGTTTACAGTTGCTAAATCTTCCTCAGATTGCATTTTTTAAGTGTTACATAGTGGGTTGGGATATCTTGTTATGCTCTATTGAATGGGATGatatttaaatattacatttttagtTAAATGatgctacaaaaaaaaatacaaggtGTTGTTTCATTTGGCAATGGTCGAAACTTCCGCTTTCATTTTCCTTGTGCTTACGGGTCGAGATACAGTAGCAAAAGTTCGAAGAACTGATTGTTTCCGTTGTAATTGTTGTAGTTTCAGACCACACCAGGTAAGTAAATCGAGCCGATAGGCTCCCCGAAGTTGTAGAGCTGTCAGTTATAATAACTGTCTAACGTGTTTTTGGCGAACACGTGAATACAATCTGTAATTGTGTTGTAACGGTTAAGCTGTTTATTAACTATTTTTCTTACCTTATGCAGCAATACGAGTTGACCTAAATTTACCGGGTGGACGAAAAGCTACCTGGTTATTACTGGAGCCCCCAAGCAAATGTGGTAGTCTGGATAAACTATCACAATGTTTTTCTGGCTACTTTGTTTTGCCATTAtggcaaatagaaaaatgtcaCTGAGAACTGAGATAGCTGCGAAaagtattttttctttcttcgttcgTGTGTGAATTACCGGCCACGTATTCTTATGGTTATTTAAAGATTATTACTCCCAGAacctcttttccttgtttcctTGTGACACTTTTTATTATTGGTAAAAGCTTTCTCAGCTCGcctttggaaagaaaaaattcaattttcacaCCTATGGAATCAGCTAAAGCGAATGGTTATGAAGCATTAAATTTCCGTATTGGTGGTATATTGAATCGGTCCATTGGAATCACAGTAACCAATATCTGGCCTCCTTGCTGCTATACCTGCAGTTTCCTCATTTATTCGCTAGCGCTGGACTCTAAACGCCATTACGTACTCTGCTGTCCAGGTATCAAACCACCTCCGGAGTTCGCTCCAGACGATCAAAAAAAGGTAGTCATTTTTCCTCGTCATTACGATACTACAAATTTCCAAGTTAATGTGATAGATCTAGGCTGGATGTCTGTGTGCTCTATGGCCAGCAGCTGGATTACATTTCAGTAATTCAAGCCAATTGACTCGAAGCAGTATAACAATCATCATTGTGCTTCTACTTGTCCGACAGTGAGCTTGTCTCGATTTGGACTTCAGTGTAGTCTagcaacaaccactacaagcAAAACAATCACAACATGAACCTCCAAGAGGTTTCAAAGGTACAAATTCAGTTCTAGTTCGTTTAAGTAAAGATAGTTAACTAAACTAAAAGGAGATTCCTTTTCTTAATACATTCCTTAGTTTTTAATTCCTGTTCTGGTGGCAGTACTTGCCCTAGCGATGGCTGATGAAGGCGTACACGACCCAAGTCTCTATCAGTTTCTTGACTTTACACGAGTGGAGCAAAGCCAGAAAAATGAAGGACATCGACCGTTCAGATGGCTCAACAAATTTCGCCGGAAGTCTCAAGCACCATCAAGATCACACTCGGAATCTACCACTACAAAAGAGCAAAAAGGTTCACAGATACCATTAAATTACGTTATTGAAGACGTGTCTACACAATACCGACCGCAACCAACTTACCATCAAGCAGCGCAACATCAACGGGGATCTGTTAAGAAGCCAAAAGACACTTCTTACATCATCctaccaccaccaccagcgGGCCAAGCTAAACAGATCAACATTCCATCACACGCTGCTTATCTTAAACAGCAAAAGAAACCAAAGATGCCGCTCGTGGCAGCTTACAAGCAGCGTCAACAAGCTAACAATCCACTGCACCCACCACCATCTCCACCAAGCTCAGATTACAAACAGCAAGTAGGAGAGGTGGACTACAACATCCAGAAACCTTTGCCAATCCCCTCATCTCAGCAGACCCCAGATTCCCTTAGGAATGTTCCACTTGTATTGAATGATGGAAGCCATTCCAGTGAGGATTCTACTCCAACTCATGTTGGTTCTCGCTATTCGAAATGGTTGAACAAGATGCGACGGAACAAAGGTCATCACAATCAGCCTGAAAAACTAGAAAACCAACCGCCTAAACCCCATAATAAACCCTCGGAGAACCTAAATGATCCTTCGTACTATTTTCAGAATCCATCTCCCAATAACCAATTGCAGCCTGTTTCACATCAGTCAGTTAGTGGTCATGTAAACGCTAATGGTTATCGCCAACCTCAAACGGTTAACAGCGGACCACAGTTAGCTCCACCGAGACCTGCCAACACCAGGCCGGCAGAACCAACTTACAGCTCGCCGTCACCTGCGCCATTTCGCCCAGAGGCTTTTCCCACAGTGGCTTCGAATCAAGGTCTTCAAGAAAATTCTCCAGATTCTGGTGAAACAGCGGACCAAACGCCACCCCCCAACAGGAAGTCGttctattcaaaatttatgaaaaagctcaaaggaaagaaagggCAGAAACACGAAGAAACAGTGGCCGAAGAAGAGCCTGCTTTAACACCATTGCAAACACCATATAAACCACCGGTGGAACCGGTAGTTTACCGACCTTCCCAACCGACTAACTACCCACCACAACCAACCCCGTCTAGGCCATCTAACGTGAAACCATCACGTCCAGCGAGACCAGCACCTTACAGTTCTTCTGGTACTGTTCCGACTGCGCTTAACCCACATGCACCAGCTTATCAAGACGCTCCTGCTCCTACCACTTACTCTCCACCGCAGAATCTATACAACAAATATTCACCGAGACCAACTTATGCCACCACGGAGAAACCAGTGGCTTATTCACCATTACCAGAGGAGGACAGCTTCTTTTCACCACCGAACAAACCAGATTTTATTCCTTCACCTTTTCATGGACAATCGGAAAAAGGACAAGGAATTCATGAGGATCCCGAAGATGGATTCTTTGAATTCGGCATTTTCCCCAAAAATAATGGCTTTTTTGAGCAGAATTTTAAGGGTTAAATCACTGTCATTATCCTGTTTCAAGCTCGTATGaaaggtattctttttttttggagaaaggGATGAGGTTTTCTCGCACATCTTTACGttccaaaatcaaaaagagCGGGCTCTTGTTGTCATGGAAACGTAACtgtctttgcatttttacTTGTATGGTATTTTTCACGAATTCTCTTAATTCCAATtacacaaaattttttatttggtttcaCCCTTTCGCCAATATTTAAGTGTGTTCACTTGTTATGTTAAACCTTATACCATTCTAAATACAaataaaccaaaaacaaaaaaaagcaaaggtCATTTTCTCATCTCGTCAAGGGTGGGTAACCAAAAAAATTACGTCATTTTAGTGCTATGAAAGCTTCAGTCTTGACGTGTGCCTCTCTC
This region includes:
- the LOC130696759 gene encoding uncharacterized protein LOC130696759 isoform X2; this encodes MKDHRISKMVAYVLFTVILAVTIAEEIGEDVAESWELRSPRCEHHNHDGKRPTKWLGKLKRTKTQYASSKPHSRPKSHYGQPHTHNRPPKPQYIPPATNFRVPPYNPPASYLLPHYSQSAVQNPNSLQHASYPPQQKPQVSYPPQKNTQSLSYDPPAHVSPAPTEAPLPSYSNTPYPQSPENFEDLSLPMSVYIPPAQVHNPAGPYSPAQAPVAASYDLSAAPHTESPNNFAATNLPSAYIEVTSPPSYTEAPSPHVYNPTTPAYDPPVTSETEAPHLPSSQVPVYDPPTTYPPQAITEHSVYSYPSYAQYDEAYSPPALTPEPYNPPPVTESAPESYVPPQQPQNTIVPYAPPYPPSLDSVSYYPPASTEAPNYFPSSYDDASYSHSYNPPSSDSAPYYSPAPTEAPDYLPPSYNDSPYDGLYNPPEQNKNMHVSYTSRHPLNPDSAPHYPTVSTKKPDYFPPSYVESPYLESYNPPASNVHGVR
- the LOC130696759 gene encoding uncharacterized protein LOC130696759 isoform X1, whose product is MKDHRISKMVAYVLFTVILAVTIAEEIGEDVAESWELRSPRCEHHNHDGKRPTKWLGKLKRTKTQYASSKPHSRPKSHYGQPHTHNRPPKPQYIPPATNFRVPPYNPPASYLLPHYSQSAVQNPNSLQHASYPPQQKPQVSYPPQKNTQSLSYDPPAHVSPAPTEAPLPSYSNTPYPQSPENFEDLSLPMSVYIPPAQVHNPAGPYSPAQAPVAASYDLSAAPHTESPNNFAATNLPSAYIEVTSPPSYTEAPSPHVYNPTTPAYDPPVTSETEAPHLPSSQVPVYDPPTTYPPQAITEHSVYSYPSYAQYDEAYSPPALTPEPYNPPPVTESAPESYVPPQQPQNTIVPYAPPYPPSLDSVSYYPPASTEAPNYFPSSYDDASYSHSYNPPSSDSAPYYSPAPTEAPDYLPPSYNDSPYDGLYNPPEQNKNMHVSYTSRHPLNPDSAPHYPTVSTKKPDYFPPSYVESPYLESYNPPASKYNIPASYSFPSFPSSNFPSYSFPAFMESDDHSSIGYKDVRYLSTNDRTSAYNPSHKNEEFFQSGSFPRFNEFLQQMLRGKM
- the LOC130696760 gene encoding uncharacterized protein LOC130696760; this encodes MNLQEVSKFLIPVLVAVLALAMADEGVHDPSLYQFLDFTRVEQSQKNEGHRPFRWLNKFRRKSQAPSRSHSESTTTKEQKGSQIPLNYVIEDVSTQYRPQPTYHQAAQHQRGSVKKPKDTSYIILPPPPAGQAKQINIPSHAAYLKQQKKPKMPLVAAYKQRQQANNPLHPPPSPPSSDYKQQVGEVDYNIQKPLPIPSSQQTPDSLRNVPLVLNDGSHSSEDSTPTHVGSRYSKWLNKMRRNKGHHNQPEKLENQPPKPHNKPSENLNDPSYYFQNPSPNNQLQPVSHQSVSGHVNANGYRQPQTVNSGPQLAPPRPANTRPAEPTYSSPSPAPFRPEAFPTVASNQGLQENSPDSGETADQTPPPNRKSFYSKFMKKLKGKKGQKHEETVAEEEPALTPLQTPYKPPVEPVVYRPSQPTNYPPQPTPSRPSNVKPSRPARPAPYSSSGTVPTALNPHAPAYQDAPAPTTYSPPQNLYNKYSPRPTYATTEKPVAYSPLPEEDSFFSPPNKPDFIPSPFHGQSEKGQGIHEDPEDGFFEFGIFPKNNGFFEQNFKG